The Merismopedia glauca CCAP 1448/3 genome segment AGAAGCCTTAAAATCAGATAATCCCCAAGGCACTCCAGCCGCTATGATTTTGTTACCAGAATTTGCGCGTCGGATGCAGGAGATGACGGCGATGATGCAACAGCAATCTTCTCTGTTTCCAGAAGATCATATCTTGGTGGTGAATACAGCGCACCCCTTGATCCAGAATTTAGTTTCCTTGAGTCAAGGAAGTATTATTCAAGAATCGGGAGCATCTCCTACAGGTGAGTTAGTCAACTCAATTTGCAACCACGTCTACGATTTGGCACTGATGTCTCAAAAAGGGTTAGATACAGACAAAATGAAAGCTTTTACAGAACGCTCTAGTCAACTTTTGACTCAGTTAACTGAAAAGTTTTAATGAGGTGGGGCACAATCGTTTGTGTCCCTGCAATACTGCTGTAGAATTGGAATGGGCATTGCTGATTTGAAGTATGAATTGTTGATTGTTGATTGTTGATTGTTGATTGTTGATTGGGTTTTCTTTCACCCCGATCTCTCACTCTTCTCACTTGGGGTGTCAACCTAGTTCATATCTTGATTCAGCAACGCCTTGGAATGCTATCTGTGTGATGCAATGCCACTAGGATCTTTTCGAGATGCGGTGGTTGAGCGATCGCCTAAATCAAATATTTCAATCGATCGGGGAGGAAAAATGGAACTTATAGGTGGAATGTTTAGTTTTCTAGACGGCATTTTTAGTTTTTTCAACAACATTAACTTTGAAACCATTGCTCAATTAACCATGTTGGCAATGATTGTGATAGCTGGTCCAGCTATTGTCTTTTTATTAGCAGCTAGTCGCGGAAATCTGTAGATTTTCTGCTGAATTAACTAGTTTTTGGAAAAATTTGCTTAATAAATTGATTTGGGTAAGGGAAGAGTCAAAAAATGTTGTGTAGAGCAGTATTTTTGATGAAAATCCTTACCCAATAATTATAGCAACAGTAAGCTGTAGCGCATTTAATTTACTTGTTGAGACAAGGGAAGAAGGAAGAAGGAAGAGGGAAGAGGGAAGAAGGAAGAGTAAATATATGATTTAAATGCCCAGCAGCGTATTTTCGGAGTGGAAATAATCGTTATCAATGGCGATCGCACTTACCAAACCGATTGTAGCTCAAGTACAAATCCAGGCATCACATCTTCTCCTGATAAAGTGGTTGGGGATTCTAAAGTCTCGACTTCATGTCCCAGTCGGTAAATTTCAACTGTGCGGGTTTGGCGATGAATCAACCATCCTAGTTTGACCCCACTAGTCATATATTCTCGGATTTTGGCTTGAGTTTCTGTCAAAATATCAGTGGGTGACATCAGTTCTAACACAAAATCTGGCGCTAGAGGCGGAAATTTCTCTTTTTGTTCGGCTGTTAGCGCATCCCAACTGTCTTGTCTAACCCAGGCAACATCGGGGGAACGA includes the following:
- the psb30 gene encoding photosystem II reaction center protein Ycf12/Psb30, with amino-acid sequence MPLGSFRDAVVERSPKSNISIDRGGKMELIGGMFSFLDGIFSFFNNINFETIAQLTMLAMIVIAGPAIVFLLAASRGNL
- a CDS encoding Uma2 family endonuclease; this translates as MTAYTVNLNPLVEMTDEQFYWLCRANPDLKLERNSQGELIIMSPTGGETGNRNSEIGADLVFWNRRTKLGKVFDSSTCFKLPNGGNRSPDVAWVRQDSWDALTAEQKEKFPPLAPDFVLELMSPTDILTETQAKIREYMTSGVKLGWLIHRQTRTVEIYRLGHEVETLESPTTLSGEDVMPGFVLELQSVW